The Aminipila terrae nucleotide sequence TACAGATGAGCAAATGCCTATTACGGGTACTATTACCCTGACGGAGGTTTAGTATGGATAATTTAATGGAGCTGCTTCCCCCAATATATGAAAACAATACCACAATGGAGGAGTTACAAAGCATACTGGGTACCAAAATAAATAACCTGGCAGAATCCTTTAATGAAACCATAGACGAATGCTTTGTTAATACTGCATCAAGTCTTTTAGGCAGATATGAAAAGGTTTATGGATTAAAGGTAGATGTTTCAAAAAGTGATTCCTTCAGGAGAGAAAGAATCAAAGCTAAAATCGTTGGTGTGGGAACCGTAACCAAGCAAATGATTATAGACACGGCTGCATCATATTCAAATGGCCAAGTTGAGGTGATAGAGAATCCTGCTAATTATAGCTTTAAGATTAAGTTTGTCGGTACATTGGGAATGCCTCCAAATATGGCGGACCTTACGCTGACCATAGAAGAAATTAAGCCAGCACACCTATCATATACTTTTGAATATGTTTACAATACCAACAACGTATTGGCCAAACATACACACGCCCAATTATCGGCTTATACACACTATAAACTAAGAAATGAGGTGGTTAACTAATGGCTACAACGACAACTAACTATGGATTAACAAAACCAGCAGCTACAGAGTATTACGATATTGAAATCCAAAATTCAAACATGGATAAAATTGATACCCAAATGAAGCAGAATGCCGATAATATGCTAAAAAAAGACGGCAGCGTGCAGATGACAGGAGTATTAAAGACTGTTGGCGGTGGCACTGTAGGACTACCCGCTAATCAAATAGTAATGGGGCAAAATATTATTATGATTAGGGATGGCAATGTGATGTATTTTGCCGTAAATTGCTATCATGATGGAGTTAATTGGAAATACAAAGAGAATGGAAAAGCCAGTCTATTGATAATAAACGTAGACATGGAATATCCCATACTCAACACTGCAATTAGTGGTACGAAGGATGCAGTTATATCTTGGATTACTAATAATGTGCTTACCCACTTAACAGGCCTGCCGTTAACTGGTGGAACATTGAGTGGATATTTGGAAGTTAAGAGTCCTTCAAATACCAATGTTGTACTAACCAACACAACAAGACAAAGGGGCTCTTTAGTGCGTATGGCAGATGATGATACACTTTTATTTGCAAATTATAGTTTAATAGGTGTAGC carries:
- a CDS encoding putative phage tail protein, which produces MDNLMELLPPIYENNTTMEELQSILGTKINNLAESFNETIDECFVNTASSLLGRYEKVYGLKVDVSKSDSFRRERIKAKIVGVGTVTKQMIIDTAASYSNGQVEVIENPANYSFKIKFVGTLGMPPNMADLTLTIEEIKPAHLSYTFEYVYNTNNVLAKHTHAQLSAYTHYKLRNEVVN